Proteins from a single region of Mycoplasmopsis edwardii:
- the ruvX gene encoding Holliday junction resolvase RuvX, producing the protein MRKLGLDIGSASCGFAITDESEIIATSLVNLKFNERDFEQIYKQIEQYLKEYKIDGFVIGYPLKIDGQKSSTTLMVEEVASQIKEKFGLPMMFINEQYSTKKAHDIMIDAGLSRQKRKQKKDKLAAQIILQDYLEYYRYKWGK; encoded by the coding sequence ATGAGAAAACTAGGGCTTGATATTGGGTCAGCATCATGTGGTTTTGCGATCACTGATGAATCAGAAATTATTGCAACATCATTAGTCAATTTAAAATTTAATGAACGCGATTTTGAGCAAATTTATAAACAAATTGAGCAATATCTTAAAGAATACAAAATTGATGGTTTTGTAATAGGTTATCCCTTAAAAATTGATGGACAAAAAAGTAGCACAACTTTAATGGTTGAAGAAGTTGCAAGCCAAATTAAAGAAAAATTTGGGTTACCAATGATGTTTATTAATGAACAATATTCAACTAAAAAAGCACATGATATTATGATTGATGCTGGTTTATCTAGACAAAAAAGAAAGCAAAAGAAAGATAAATTAGCTGCACAAATTATTTTGCAAGATTACTTAGAATATTACAGATACAAATGAGGTAAATAA
- the alaS gene encoding alanine--tRNA ligase, translating to MNSKLIREKWLKFFEGKEHFIVPSKSLVPQNDPSLLWINSGVATLKDYFSGKKVPPARRLTNSQKVIRTNDIENVGVTARHHTFFEMLGNFSIGDYFKKESIEFAAEFLLKELKLEKDKLYFTYYFDDLETKNLWIAQGFDESHMIPGDKSTNFWEVGSGPCGPNTEIFYDRGEKYDTRGIELLKNDIENDRYIEIWNIVFSTFNSDGEGNYIELKQKNIDTGAGFERIVSILQDAPTNFDTDLFLPIIKEIEKYTKFRYQTENYFIKDKAQEEINTYFKIIADHMRTVVNAISDGAKPSNVGRGYIIRRLIRRSLYVAMLLDINEPILHKLVEVVKSTLPYEYETENIIKIIIDEEEAFSRTVENGKQLLNDHIQEGQKVFDGALAFKLFETYGFPIELTAEILQKRNIEIDYKSFNQAKEKHADASRGKQVSGMDKVINSLTILKEKVDQFIGYEHQTSESKILYLLDTENKIKESKGISYLVLDKTPFYATSGGQKHDRGYILQNNNKLVILDVFKDKYGNHIHKVEGNINSQDPVKCFVDKDIRLGLERNHSGTHFLFSALRNVLGTQIKQLGSDNNEERLTFDFPADQKPTETEIKEIENLVRSYIKMHSDRHYLIMTTDEAKEIGAIMTLEEAEYMDPKAVRIVKFDNITADLCGGTHLANSSKLENFKITNVEKKAAGVFRIRAISSNDLVNEYLSEELDKLILEVEKLIDRNIDLKASYSFDLNIPKDKEEAIEYIKNAIETVRKDFIALNKEKESSFEFDYENIAFEVVNGKQVYFSNSLSKENLKTVASTLREKYNDAIFILVSNDAQDAMLVVASKSLNSNLVAQEIFKKFNGRGGGNAILSMGKIANPDIKEFVLNELKWEN from the coding sequence ATGAATTCAAAATTAATTAGAGAAAAATGATTAAAGTTTTTTGAAGGTAAAGAGCACTTTATTGTTCCTTCAAAAAGTTTAGTTCCACAAAATGACCCTTCATTATTATGAATTAACAGTGGAGTTGCTACTTTAAAAGATTACTTTTCAGGAAAAAAAGTACCACCTGCAAGAAGGTTAACAAACTCACAAAAAGTTATTAGAACAAATGATATTGAAAATGTCGGAGTAACAGCAAGACACCACACATTTTTTGAAATGTTAGGAAACTTCTCAATTGGTGATTACTTCAAAAAAGAATCAATTGAATTTGCTGCTGAATTCTTGCTTAAAGAACTTAAGTTAGAAAAAGATAAACTTTACTTTACATACTACTTTGATGACTTAGAAACAAAAAACCTTTGAATAGCTCAAGGATTTGATGAATCACACATGATTCCAGGTGATAAAAGCACCAACTTCTGAGAAGTTGGTTCAGGACCTTGTGGACCAAACACAGAAATATTTTATGACCGTGGTGAAAAATACGATACTAGAGGAATTGAGTTACTTAAAAATGATATTGAAAATGATAGATATATTGAAATTTGAAATATTGTTTTCTCAACATTTAACTCAGATGGAGAAGGTAACTATATAGAATTAAAGCAAAAAAACATTGATACAGGGGCTGGTTTTGAGCGTATTGTTTCTATTTTACAAGACGCCCCAACAAACTTTGATACAGATTTATTCTTGCCAATTATTAAAGAAATTGAAAAATATACTAAATTTAGATATCAAACAGAAAACTACTTTATTAAAGATAAAGCACAGGAAGAAATTAATACATATTTTAAAATTATCGCAGACCACATGAGAACTGTAGTGAATGCTATTTCTGATGGGGCTAAACCATCAAATGTAGGTCGTGGGTATATTATTAGAAGACTTATTAGAAGAAGTTTATATGTTGCTATGCTTTTAGATATTAATGAACCAATCTTGCACAAACTTGTAGAAGTTGTTAAATCAACATTGCCTTATGAATATGAAACAGAAAATATCATCAAAATTATTATTGATGAAGAAGAAGCATTTTCAAGAACAGTTGAAAATGGTAAACAACTTTTAAATGACCATATTCAAGAAGGTCAAAAAGTTTTTGATGGTGCTTTAGCATTCAAATTATTTGAAACATATGGTTTCCCTATTGAATTAACTGCAGAAATCTTACAAAAAAGAAACATCGAAATTGATTATAAATCATTCAATCAAGCTAAAGAAAAACATGCAGATGCAAGTAGAGGAAAACAAGTATCTGGAATGGATAAAGTAATTAACTCATTAACTATCTTAAAAGAAAAAGTTGATCAATTTATTGGTTATGAACACCAAACATCCGAATCTAAAATTTTATATTTATTAGATACAGAAAATAAAATTAAAGAATCTAAAGGTATTTCATATTTAGTATTAGATAAAACACCATTTTATGCAACAAGTGGGGGTCAAAAACACGATAGAGGATACATTCTTCAAAACAACAATAAACTTGTTATTTTAGATGTGTTTAAAGATAAATACGGAAACCACATTCATAAAGTAGAAGGAAATATTAATTCACAAGACCCTGTTAAATGTTTTGTTGATAAAGACATTAGATTAGGGCTTGAGAGAAACCACTCTGGTACACACTTCTTATTTAGTGCTTTAAGAAATGTTTTAGGTACACAAATTAAGCAACTTGGTAGTGATAATAATGAAGAACGTTTAACATTTGACTTTCCTGCTGATCAAAAACCAACTGAAACAGAAATTAAAGAAATCGAAAATTTAGTTAGAAGCTACATTAAAATGCATTCTGATAGACACTACTTAATAATGACAACTGATGAAGCTAAAGAAATTGGTGCAATTATGACTTTAGAAGAAGCGGAATACATGGATCCTAAAGCGGTTAGAATCGTTAAATTTGATAATATTACAGCTGATTTATGTGGTGGTACACACTTAGCAAATTCATCAAAATTAGAAAACTTCAAAATTACAAACGTCGAGAAAAAAGCTGCTGGAGTATTTAGAATTAGAGCAATTTCATCAAATGACTTAGTTAATGAATACCTTTCAGAAGAACTTGATAAATTGATTTTAGAAGTTGAAAAATTAATCGACAGAAATATTGATTTAAAAGCATCATATTCATTTGATTTAAACATTCCTAAAGATAAGGAAGAAGCAATTGAATATATTAAAAATGCAATTGAAACAGTTAGAAAAGACTTTATTGCACTCAACAAAGAAAAAGAAAGCTCATTTGAATTTGATTATGAAAATATTGCTTTTGAAGTCGTAAATGGAAAACAAGTTTACTTCTCTAATTCATTATCAAAAGAGAACTTAAAAACTGTTGCTTCAACACTTAGAGAAAAATACAATGATGCAATCTTTATTTTGGTAAGTAATGACGCACAGGATGCAATGTTAGTAGTCGCTTCAAAATCATTGAACTCAAACTTAGTTGCACAAGAAATATTCAAGAAATTCAATGGACGTGGTGGAGGAAACGCGATTTTATCAATGGGTAAAATTGCAAATCCAGACATCAAAGAATTTGTTCTAAACGAGTTAAAATGAGAAAACTAG
- the mnmA gene encoding tRNA 2-thiouridine(34) synthase MnmA — MEKAKRVVIGMSGGVDSSVAAYLLKQQGYEVVGLFMRNWDSLANNDILGNNTLDSNICTQEIDYNDAKLVADKLGIPLYRVDFVHEYWTNVFQNFIDEYKKGRTPNPDILCNKYIKFNSFADHAFNELKADYIAMGHYAKVEEGHLFRAKDENKDQTYFLAQLTNEQLKKVIMPLANLEKPEIRQIAAELGLATASKKDSTGICFIGERNFGQFLQNYIPAQEGDIVDITTNKKVGKHVGSFYYTIGQRKGLNLGGMSEPYYVCGHNIKENIVYVAPSSRPEYLYSDSLIASGYTFNNNEFDKNNLTAKFRYRQKDIPVSIEILNDQQIKVSYPSKSSAVTPGQQIVFYDGDKCIGGATIDELFINDRKITYL; from the coding sequence ATGGAAAAAGCCAAAAGAGTTGTAATAGGAATGAGTGGTGGAGTCGATTCATCTGTAGCAGCATATTTATTAAAACAGCAAGGTTATGAAGTTGTTGGTTTATTTATGCGTAATTGAGATAGTTTAGCGAACAATGACATTTTAGGTAACAACACATTAGATTCAAATATCTGTACTCAAGAAATTGATTATAATGATGCCAAATTAGTAGCTGATAAATTAGGCATCCCGCTTTATAGAGTTGATTTTGTTCATGAGTATTGAACAAATGTCTTCCAAAACTTTATTGATGAATATAAAAAAGGAAGAACTCCCAACCCGGATATTTTATGTAACAAGTATATTAAGTTCAACTCATTTGCAGATCACGCTTTTAACGAACTTAAAGCTGATTATATAGCAATGGGACATTATGCTAAAGTTGAAGAAGGTCACTTATTTAGAGCTAAAGATGAAAATAAAGATCAAACTTATTTCCTTGCTCAATTAACTAATGAACAACTTAAAAAAGTTATAATGCCTCTTGCAAATTTAGAAAAACCCGAAATTCGTCAAATCGCAGCTGAGCTTGGATTAGCAACAGCAAGCAAAAAAGATTCAACAGGAATTTGTTTTATTGGAGAAAGAAACTTTGGACAATTCTTACAAAACTATATCCCAGCACAAGAAGGAGATATTGTTGATATTACAACTAATAAAAAAGTTGGCAAACATGTTGGGTCATTTTACTACACAATTGGACAAAGAAAAGGATTGAACCTTGGTGGTATGAGTGAGCCATATTATGTTTGTGGACATAATATTAAAGAAAACATTGTTTATGTTGCACCAAGCTCAAGACCAGAGTACTTATACTCAGATAGTTTAATTGCTTCAGGTTACACATTTAATAATAATGAATTTGATAAAAATAATTTAACTGCTAAATTTAGATATCGCCAAAAAGATATTCCAGTTTCAATTGAAATTTTAAATGATCAACAAATTAAAGTTTCTTATCCTTCAAAATCATCGGCAGTTACACCAGGGCAACAAATTGTATTTTATGATGGTGATAAATGTATTGGTGGTGCAACCATTGATGAATTATTTATAAATGATAGAAAAATAACATACTTATAG